One region of Bacillus pumilus genomic DNA includes:
- a CDS encoding coproporphyrinogen III oxidase translates to MRILIKGLSDERFHRPLVNIANLFEEDSEVLFDPDELHDGLVMEFSWKEENGIVEASGHIAGLDITSRFSRDVPEGLNDKERWKQIKNTVLSVYLHLLQEHTGMTQKWGILTGIRPTKLLHKMLREGMTKEDAHAALKRDYLIHDEKINLMQEIVDRQLQAIPDLYDLQQEVSIYIGIPFCPTKCAYCTFPAYAIKGQAGRVGTFLFGLHYEMQKIGTWLKEHGIKVTTVYFGGGTPTSITAEEMDLLYEEMYRSFPDVKHIREVTVEAGRPDTISPDKLEVLNRYHIDRISINPQSYENETLKAIGRHHSVEETIEKYHLSRQYGMNNINMDLIIGLPGEGLKEFQHSLQQTEELKPESLTVHTLSFKRASEMTRNKDKYQVADREEITRMMDEAVAWTKAHDYHPYYLYRQKNILGNLENVGYSLDGQESLYNIIIMEEVQTIIGIGCGAASKFIDPRSGKITQYANPKDPKSYNDRYEHYTEEKIQFLESLFVPHV, encoded by the coding sequence ATGCGAATTTTAATTAAAGGGCTGTCAGATGAACGATTTCATCGCCCGCTTGTCAATATAGCCAATTTATTTGAAGAAGATAGTGAAGTGCTGTTTGATCCAGATGAATTGCATGATGGACTAGTCATGGAGTTTAGCTGGAAAGAAGAAAATGGCATAGTGGAGGCATCTGGTCACATCGCTGGATTAGACATCACTAGTCGTTTTTCGCGAGACGTCCCAGAGGGCTTGAATGACAAGGAGCGCTGGAAGCAAATCAAAAACACAGTGCTGTCTGTTTATTTACATCTGCTTCAGGAGCACACAGGAATGACGCAAAAGTGGGGTATTCTCACAGGGATACGTCCTACAAAATTACTTCATAAGATGCTGAGAGAAGGTATGACAAAGGAAGATGCGCATGCCGCGTTAAAGCGTGATTATTTGATTCATGATGAAAAAATCAATTTGATGCAGGAGATTGTTGATCGTCAGCTTCAAGCGATTCCTGACCTGTATGACCTTCAGCAGGAAGTAAGTATTTATATTGGTATTCCTTTCTGCCCAACAAAATGCGCTTATTGCACGTTTCCTGCTTATGCGATTAAAGGACAAGCTGGAAGAGTGGGAACGTTTTTGTTTGGTCTGCATTATGAGATGCAAAAAATTGGTACTTGGCTAAAAGAACATGGGATCAAAGTGACGACTGTTTATTTTGGCGGAGGTACGCCGACGAGTATCACTGCAGAAGAAATGGATTTGCTGTATGAAGAAATGTATCGCTCGTTCCCTGATGTGAAACATATACGGGAAGTGACTGTCGAAGCAGGACGTCCTGATACGATTTCGCCTGATAAGCTAGAGGTGCTAAACCGATATCATATTGACCGGATTAGTATCAATCCACAATCGTATGAGAATGAAACACTGAAAGCCATTGGCCGGCACCATAGTGTAGAAGAAACGATTGAAAAGTATCACTTATCAAGACAGTATGGCATGAATAATATTAATATGGACTTAATTATTGGTTTGCCGGGAGAAGGGCTAAAGGAATTCCAGCATTCCTTGCAACAGACTGAAGAACTTAAGCCTGAATCTTTAACTGTGCATACGCTCTCCTTTAAAAGAGCGTCTGAGATGACGCGCAATAAGGACAAATATCAAGTAGCTGACCGAGAAGAGATCACACGTATGATGGATGAAGCGGTCGCTTGGACGAAAGCACATGACTATCATCCTTATTATTTATATAGACAAAAAAACATCTTAGGAAACCTTGAAAATGTCGGGTATTCATTAGATGGACAGGAAAGTTTGTATAATATCATTATTATGGAAGAAGTGCAGACAATCATTGGGATTGGATGCGGTGCTGCTAGTAAGTTTATTGATCCACGTTCAGGAAAAATTACGCAATATGCCAATCCAAAAGATCCAAAATCATATAATGACCGTTATGAACACTATACTGAAGAGAAAATTCAGTTTCTTGAGTCATTATTTGTTCCTCATGTTTAA
- a CDS encoding lysine N(6)-hydroxylase/L-ornithine N(5)-oxygenase family protein, translating into MIDVIGIGIGPANLGLAALLAEYEDVSCCFFEQETEFAWHPGMLIKGTDLQVSFLADLVTMANPRSRYTFLNYLHESNRLHRFYTFEQFDIPRREFNEYLSWVAGELDSCQFGMKVEEVTDCQGGYLVKVRRLKDGSLSEYQAKHVVLGTGSKPMIPVDVPAAALPYVTHSSRYLEQQKELHEAEAVTVIGSGQSAAEIFLDLLQHQKKGQQLSWFTRSSEFRELETAELGQELFTPKYVEYFHSLPYEERMNTLPRLTGLRNGIDASTLSRIYQELYHRSVSGEEPSVIIQPMTELEAIQVEENQSLKLHLKQWQLKKKKNITVDRAVLATGYTPNIPAWFSAYEPLIEWESEEHFKVTEDFRLVFKDKRPHHFFTFTHLDHSHGTAATNLKLSTYRNQKVIQTIRGVKEAPVKQETAFQQFE; encoded by the coding sequence ATGATTGATGTGATCGGAATTGGGATTGGGCCTGCCAATTTAGGTTTGGCGGCTTTGTTAGCGGAGTATGAAGATGTTTCATGCTGTTTTTTTGAACAGGAGACTGAATTTGCCTGGCATCCTGGTATGCTGATCAAAGGAACGGATTTACAAGTCTCCTTTTTAGCTGATCTTGTGACGATGGCGAATCCAAGGAGCAGATATACATTTTTAAATTATTTACATGAATCAAATAGACTTCACCGGTTCTATACATTTGAACAGTTTGACATTCCGCGAAGAGAATTCAATGAGTATTTGTCATGGGTCGCAGGTGAATTAGATAGCTGTCAATTTGGCATGAAGGTAGAGGAAGTGACGGACTGCCAAGGTGGTTATCTTGTGAAAGTCCGGCGATTGAAGGATGGATCGCTTTCTGAGTATCAGGCAAAGCATGTCGTGCTCGGAACAGGGAGCAAACCGATGATTCCTGTCGATGTGCCTGCTGCTGCACTGCCATATGTGACCCATAGCAGCCGGTATTTAGAACAACAGAAAGAACTTCATGAAGCTGAGGCGGTGACGGTCATTGGCTCTGGGCAGAGTGCAGCCGAAATCTTCTTAGACCTGCTTCAGCATCAGAAGAAAGGGCAACAGCTATCTTGGTTTACGCGATCTAGTGAATTTAGAGAGCTGGAGACGGCTGAGCTTGGTCAGGAGCTGTTTACACCAAAGTACGTTGAATATTTCCATTCGCTTCCTTATGAAGAACGAATGAACACATTACCTAGGCTGACTGGATTAAGAAATGGGATAGATGCATCGACACTCTCACGCATTTATCAGGAATTGTATCATCGGTCTGTTTCAGGCGAAGAGCCATCTGTGATTATTCAGCCAATGACCGAGCTTGAAGCCATACAGGTGGAGGAGAATCAGTCCCTGAAGCTACACCTAAAGCAGTGGCAGTTAAAGAAAAAAAAGAATATAACAGTAGATCGTGCCGTATTGGCTACAGGGTATACACCGAATATCCCGGCATGGTTTAGTGCGTATGAACCTTTAATTGAATGGGAAAGTGAAGAGCATTTTAAAGTGACAGAAGACTTCAGGCTTGTGTTCAAAGACAAGCGTCCGCATCATTTCTTTACATTCACGCACCTAGATCACTCTCATGGAACAGCGGCGACCAATTTAAAACTATCCACCTACCGCAACCAGAAAGTGATTCAAACCATTCGCGGGGTCAAAGAAGCGCCAGTTAAGCAAGAAACAGCCTTTCAGCAATTTGAATAA
- a CDS encoding enoyl-CoA hydratase, producing the protein MMTYINCQLDGDIFEIVFNRPDAYNSFHVDMFAEFKEACDAAEESSAKVVVIKGVGKGFSAGGDIGMMLKQENEEDFHRVMDLIEGITLSLAGMKKVTIALVHGSAAGLAFSFALSCDYLFMHQDAKLAMNFNGVGLIPDGGGHFSLTKRVSEQTAKQLIWSGQKLPAEEALKLGLADGVFQEEVDAYQKVCVKPFMNMPLQAFIETKLIYFQQSESQLLAVLQKERAAQARLRQSHDHKEGIQAFLEKRRPVFQNV; encoded by the coding sequence ATGATGACATATATCAATTGTCAGCTAGACGGGGATATTTTTGAAATCGTTTTCAACAGACCAGATGCTTACAATTCATTTCATGTGGACATGTTTGCTGAATTCAAAGAGGCATGTGATGCGGCGGAGGAAAGTAGTGCAAAAGTCGTTGTGATCAAGGGTGTGGGAAAAGGATTTTCAGCAGGCGGAGATATTGGCATGATGCTGAAGCAGGAAAATGAAGAAGATTTCCATCGTGTGATGGATCTGATCGAGGGGATTACGCTTTCTCTTGCCGGTATGAAAAAAGTGACGATTGCTCTTGTCCACGGGTCAGCGGCAGGCCTTGCTTTTAGCTTTGCTTTAAGCTGTGACTACTTGTTTATGCATCAAGATGCAAAGCTCGCAATGAATTTTAATGGAGTAGGCTTAATACCAGATGGCGGAGGACACTTTTCCCTTACAAAAAGAGTCAGTGAACAAACCGCGAAACAATTGATTTGGAGCGGACAAAAGCTTCCTGCTGAAGAAGCGCTAAAGCTGGGCCTTGCAGACGGCGTGTTTCAAGAGGAAGTCGATGCGTATCAAAAGGTATGTGTGAAGCCGTTTATGAACATGCCGCTTCAAGCATTTATCGAGACAAAGCTAATCTATTTCCAGCAGTCAGAATCACAGCTATTAGCCGTTCTTCAAAAGGAGAGGGCAGCACAGGCAAGGCTGAGGCAAAGCCATGATCATAAGGAAGGCATTCAGGCCTTTTTAGAAAAAAGACGACCTGTGTTCCAGAATGTATAA
- a CDS encoding YhzD family protein: MEKTYFLTVFDPSGETLLNEKITTDSDEKAKELGRHRLIEQQYTKHSHRLVDDAGKLLLFER; this comes from the coding sequence ATGGAGAAGACATACTTTTTAACTGTATTTGACCCATCGGGTGAGACTTTATTAAATGAAAAAATCACAACGGATAGTGATGAAAAGGCAAAGGAATTAGGTCGCCATCGCTTAATCGAACAGCAATACACGAAGCATTCTCATCGGCTCGTTGATGATGCAGGCAAGCTACTTTTATTTGAACGTTAA
- a CDS encoding metallophosphoesterase family protein — MTKLTFIHAADLHLDSPFAGMSNIPSLPFKRLKESTFQSAKNMFDLAIARAVDFVLLSGDLFDESNRSLKAQLFLRNQFLRLQTQGIEVFIIYGNHDHLGGEWTPIEWPENVHVFSTSTPNEQSYYRGDQLVASIYGFSYKERAVYENMTSHYVKTTDAAFHIAMLHGTLAGQEGHDAYAPFQLEQLVSRDFDYWALGHIHKRALLHEDPLVIYPGNMQGRHIKETGEKGCYVVQLSEDSATAEFMSCADVMFETLAIDITETVHMTDLVILVDNKISELKKDGVPHFVKIELTGEAPPYFEHTQIELLEELMTVLHEQEEDEDVFVWVISIDCRTNEDVAYPEDSFLKELTAEISQFEAYEELLSPIKRHPTYRKSGKTLTKEDEVDIKEEAQRLLTEQLKQL, encoded by the coding sequence TTGACTAAGCTCACCTTTATTCATGCCGCAGATTTACATTTAGACAGTCCATTTGCAGGAATGTCGAATATCCCTAGCTTACCCTTTAAGCGGCTCAAAGAAAGTACATTTCAAAGTGCGAAGAATATGTTTGATCTCGCCATTGCTCGAGCAGTAGACTTTGTGCTGCTGAGTGGAGATTTATTTGACGAATCCAACCGTAGCCTGAAAGCACAGCTGTTTTTAAGAAATCAGTTTCTAAGACTGCAAACTCAAGGGATTGAAGTCTTTATTATTTATGGTAATCATGATCATTTAGGCGGTGAATGGACACCGATTGAGTGGCCTGAGAATGTGCACGTTTTTTCAACCAGTACCCCAAATGAGCAATCCTACTATAGAGGAGATCAGCTTGTCGCAAGTATTTATGGATTTAGCTACAAGGAGCGTGCTGTCTATGAAAATATGACCTCACATTACGTCAAAACGACAGATGCTGCCTTTCACATTGCGATGCTTCACGGTACATTAGCTGGACAAGAAGGTCATGACGCGTATGCACCTTTTCAGCTTGAGCAGCTCGTTTCCCGAGATTTCGATTATTGGGCGCTTGGACATATACATAAGAGAGCCCTTCTGCATGAAGACCCGTTGGTTATTTACCCTGGTAACATGCAGGGCAGACATATAAAAGAAACAGGAGAGAAAGGCTGTTACGTTGTTCAACTCTCCGAGGATTCTGCGACAGCAGAATTTATGAGCTGTGCGGATGTGATGTTTGAGACACTTGCAATAGACATCACAGAGACGGTTCATATGACGGATCTTGTGATACTTGTGGATAACAAAATCAGTGAACTGAAAAAAGATGGCGTCCCTCATTTTGTAAAAATTGAATTGACGGGTGAGGCTCCTCCTTACTTTGAGCATACGCAGATTGAGTTGCTTGAGGAGCTCATGACCGTTCTTCATGAACAGGAGGAAGATGAAGATGTATTCGTTTGGGTGATCTCGATTGATTGCCGAACAAATGAGGATGTCGCCTATCCAGAAGATTCTTTTTTAAAGGAACTCACTGCTGAAATTTCACAGTTTGAGGCATATGAAGAGCTTCTATCACCGATCAAGCGTCACCCAACCTATAGAAAGTCAGGCAAAACTCTCACAAAAGAGGATGAAGTGGATATAAAAGAAGAAGCACAAAGGCTGCTGACAGAACAGCTAAAGCAATTATGA
- a CDS encoding ATP-binding protein produces MKIRSLHIAHFGKFSNRTFHFSDDGFQLVYGLNESGKTTLKTFIESMLFGFPKNKMYKTKQGSFYGGSLTCQDDELGVIHIERTSDRGGQAQVFLPNGEVKDEAFLQTLLKGTDRRLYQSIYSFDVFGLQNVQALNQDQIGEFLLFSSLFGSDAATKMDSRLLKQQEQLFKPNGRKPELNQQLDHLKELTGQLKQARLIEGSYTEKKREQSELTETIEKLQNEMKQAGEQLQKLTESIQVYPMIEKKVDLKKELARYPDRVKRFRAETEHELDKLESHLHPKKAQLTALKQKLEHLQTSLVQVQPLYDKDTLMEMKRVVDEASNAELVKKRIAGCRANRDSLKQKIDEAVAKLKWERPIKLEQIDDSLEFEWELKETVTQYVRLMDRKAQLDERFDHVRHELDEAEAALKGLKEQQVRLHGTEDDAKGTRTKKKPIHSRSWLFRGLIAFDVVFLCVLFFLTEWWITLLFAGFSVFLFFVIYSFSQMRPMKQRSGEDALDSFQVQAASAETLMRQKELLYERIIRQYEDWELELEPVQQQVEEKKRQLGLSSELSFLVEAFHILKQLKMNTAAYEELQREIDMLSDKQSVYERKVSALSSLLQNKEGTIQENISAFQEILKDEAKREKERQTLHVSIQHAMQQLSTLEGEIQYYEKQTDELFRQVEAESKEDYQVLSHLSKEYRKRLSELQQLNQELHRSGCFDEEEWIVHKGLPLLEEEYAEAKQHLHDVQLNAENMEKRLAELAVEIRQIEASGTVSDLTHQLAAEQEHAKHLAKKWAAIQLVRSVIREKLNEHKETRLPALLQTASSFIQPLTNDRYEAILFSPEDDLLMVKRMDGRIFRPEELSQATCEQIYLAIRFALALSHQQDCQLPFMMDDSFVHFDHVRLGRVLEMMDELTRFETQLFYFTCHEHMKQAAEDGQVTSLVVE; encoded by the coding sequence ATGAAAATACGTTCACTCCATATCGCCCATTTTGGGAAATTTTCAAATCGGACCTTTCACTTTTCTGATGACGGTTTTCAGCTAGTTTACGGCCTGAATGAATCGGGGAAAACGACATTGAAAACGTTTATTGAATCGATGTTATTTGGTTTTCCGAAAAACAAGATGTACAAGACGAAACAGGGTTCTTTTTATGGTGGTTCCCTCACTTGCCAAGATGACGAGTTAGGCGTTATTCACATTGAGAGAACATCCGACCGCGGTGGTCAAGCACAGGTGTTTTTACCGAATGGTGAAGTGAAAGACGAAGCTTTTCTACAGACACTTTTAAAGGGAACGGATCGCAGATTATATCAATCAATCTATTCATTTGATGTGTTCGGACTGCAAAATGTCCAAGCCTTAAATCAGGATCAGATAGGCGAATTTCTACTTTTCTCAAGTTTATTTGGCTCAGATGCAGCCACCAAGATGGATAGCAGGCTGCTAAAGCAGCAGGAGCAGCTGTTTAAACCAAATGGCCGCAAGCCTGAATTAAACCAGCAGCTTGATCATTTAAAAGAGCTGACAGGTCAGCTGAAACAAGCGAGATTGATAGAAGGTAGCTATACCGAAAAGAAACGGGAGCAATCTGAATTAACGGAGACGATCGAAAAGCTTCAAAATGAAATGAAGCAAGCAGGAGAACAGCTTCAGAAACTGACTGAATCCATTCAAGTGTATCCCATGATTGAGAAAAAAGTGGACTTGAAAAAGGAATTAGCCCGCTATCCAGACCGGGTCAAGCGTTTTAGAGCAGAAACAGAGCATGAGCTGGATAAACTAGAATCACATCTTCACCCGAAAAAGGCTCAATTGACTGCACTGAAACAGAAGTTAGAACATTTGCAAACCTCACTCGTACAAGTTCAACCGCTCTATGACAAGGATACCTTAATGGAGATGAAACGAGTTGTAGATGAAGCATCTAATGCTGAGCTTGTGAAAAAGCGCATAGCAGGGTGTCGAGCAAACCGTGATTCATTGAAACAAAAAATCGACGAAGCGGTAGCAAAGCTAAAGTGGGAGCGCCCGATAAAGCTCGAACAAATCGACGATTCGCTTGAATTTGAGTGGGAATTAAAGGAGACTGTCACTCAATACGTCCGTCTCATGGACAGAAAGGCGCAGTTAGATGAACGATTTGATCACGTAAGACATGAGCTGGACGAAGCAGAAGCCGCTTTAAAGGGATTAAAGGAACAGCAAGTGAGACTGCACGGAACAGAAGATGATGCGAAGGGGACAAGAACGAAAAAGAAACCGATTCATTCCCGGTCGTGGTTATTCCGAGGCTTGATCGCATTTGATGTGGTGTTTCTGTGTGTTCTATTCTTTTTAACAGAGTGGTGGATCACGCTCTTGTTTGCGGGATTTTCTGTTTTTCTCTTTTTTGTCATTTACTCATTCAGTCAAATGCGCCCTATGAAACAAAGAAGCGGCGAAGACGCCTTAGATTCCTTTCAAGTGCAGGCAGCTTCAGCTGAAACACTTATGAGGCAGAAGGAGCTGCTGTACGAAAGAATCATCCGGCAATATGAAGACTGGGAGCTAGAGCTAGAGCCTGTCCAGCAGCAAGTAGAGGAAAAGAAGAGACAGCTTGGCTTGTCGTCTGAGCTTTCTTTCCTAGTAGAGGCCTTCCATATTCTAAAACAATTAAAAATGAATACAGCGGCATATGAGGAGCTTCAGCGTGAAATAGATATGCTCTCCGATAAGCAATCAGTTTATGAGCGCAAGGTTTCAGCGTTAAGCAGTCTCCTTCAAAATAAGGAAGGAACTATTCAGGAGAATATTTCAGCCTTTCAAGAGATATTGAAAGATGAGGCGAAAAGAGAAAAAGAACGCCAGACATTACATGTATCCATTCAACATGCGATGCAGCAGCTCTCGACACTAGAAGGTGAAATTCAATATTACGAAAAACAAACTGACGAGCTTTTTCGTCAAGTAGAAGCAGAGTCCAAAGAAGATTACCAAGTGCTTTCTCATCTATCGAAAGAATACCGGAAACGGCTTTCTGAGCTGCAGCAGCTGAATCAAGAGCTTCATAGAAGCGGTTGTTTTGATGAGGAAGAATGGATTGTTCATAAAGGACTACCTCTCCTTGAGGAGGAGTATGCAGAAGCAAAGCAGCACCTTCATGACGTTCAATTGAATGCGGAGAATATGGAAAAGCGTTTAGCAGAACTAGCGGTGGAAATCCGGCAAATAGAAGCTTCTGGAACAGTGTCTGATTTGACTCATCAGCTTGCCGCAGAGCAGGAGCATGCGAAGCACCTTGCAAAAAAATGGGCGGCCATTCAGCTTGTCCGCTCCGTCATACGAGAAAAATTGAATGAGCATAAAGAAACAAGGCTGCCTGCATTGCTTCAAACAGCCTCTAGTTTTATTCAACCGTTAACAAATGATCGTTATGAAGCGATTTTATTTTCACCTGAAGATGACTTGCTCATGGTGAAAAGAATGGATGGACGAATATTCCGTCCTGAGGAGCTTTCACAGGCAACGTGTGAACAGATCTATCTGGCGATTCGTTTTGCGCTTGCTTTGTCTCATCAGCAAGATTGTCAGCTTCCGTTTATGATGGATGACAGCTTTGTTCATTTCGATCACGTTCGTCTAGGCAGAGTGCTGGAGATGATGGACGAGCTCACACGTTTTGAAACACAGCTGTTTTATTTCACCTGTCATGAGCATATGAAGCAAGCAGCAGAAGATGGACAGGTTACGAGTTTAGTTGTTGAATGA
- the yhaM gene encoding 3'-5' exoribonuclease YhaM has protein sequence MAKGIMTYDVGEQVDLHLLIKSSTKGIASNGKPFLTLILQDQSGDIEAKLWDAKQNDEQTYAAQTIVKVVGDIHHYRGRNQLKLRNIRPVAENEQIRIDDFLETAPIPKHDMMDTIMQYIFDMKNPNIQRVTRHLLKKYGQEFADYPAATKNHHEFVSGLAYHVVSMLHLAKSIVDLYPSLDRDLLYSGIILHDLGKVKELSGPVSTTYTVEGNLIGHISIMVTEIAKAAEELGIDSEEILILQHLVLSHHGKGEWGSPKPPMVKEAEILHYIDNLDAKMNMMDRALEHVKPGEYTERIFALENRSFYKPTFHE, from the coding sequence ATGGCTAAAGGGATCATGACCTATGATGTCGGCGAACAAGTTGACCTGCATTTATTAATTAAATCATCTACTAAAGGGATTGCGAGTAATGGCAAACCATTTTTAACGTTAATTCTTCAAGATCAAAGTGGAGATATTGAGGCGAAACTATGGGATGCGAAGCAGAATGATGAACAAACCTATGCCGCACAAACCATTGTGAAGGTAGTAGGCGATATTCATCATTATCGCGGGAGGAATCAGCTGAAACTTAGGAATATACGCCCTGTTGCTGAAAATGAGCAAATTCGAATCGATGATTTTCTCGAAACAGCTCCTATTCCAAAACATGATATGATGGATACGATTATGCAATATATCTTTGATATGAAAAACCCTAATATACAGCGTGTCACAAGACATTTGCTGAAAAAATATGGACAGGAATTCGCTGACTATCCAGCAGCGACAAAAAACCATCACGAATTTGTCTCTGGTCTTGCTTATCACGTGGTGTCTATGCTGCATTTGGCTAAATCAATTGTGGATCTATATCCATCACTAGATCGAGATCTTTTATATTCAGGCATCATTCTTCATGATTTAGGAAAAGTCAAAGAGCTTTCAGGCCCAGTCTCAACCACCTATACGGTGGAAGGCAATTTAATTGGTCATATTTCGATTATGGTGACAGAAATTGCGAAAGCTGCTGAAGAGCTTGGCATTGATTCAGAAGAAATTCTGATTCTACAGCACTTAGTACTAAGTCATCACGGCAAAGGAGAGTGGGGCAGCCCGAAACCACCAATGGTGAAGGAAGCCGAAATTCTCCACTATATTGATAATTTAGATGCGAAGATGAATATGATGGATCGTGCGCTTGAGCATGTGAAGCCAGGAGAATATACAGAACGTATTTTTGCGCTAGAGAATCGTTCATTTTATAAACCAACCTTTCACGAATAA
- a CDS encoding sporulation YhaL family protein — MLFFPWWVYACIIGIIFCAYKLMTTAKEEQEIDQSFIEKEGEIFIERMEQERERRRQGQQMKRSQDTAAQEDHSIA, encoded by the coding sequence ATGTTGTTTTTTCCATGGTGGGTGTATGCATGTATCATTGGCATTATTTTCTGTGCGTATAAATTAATGACAACGGCCAAAGAGGAGCAAGAGATTGATCAATCCTTTATTGAAAAGGAAGGAGAAATTTTTATCGAGCGAATGGAGCAAGAAAGAGAGCGCAGACGACAGGGGCAGCAAATGAAAAGATCCCAAGATACGGCGGCACAAGAAGATCACTCGATTGCTTAA
- a CDS encoding peptidylprolyl isomerase: MKKMALAAVTAVSVLTLGACSSGDKDVIATTKSGDVTKEELYTTLKKQAGGDALNLLVQQKVLADKYKVSDKEIDKKMEEYKKTLGEDRLKQLQDEFGKDYIKDQVKYELLTQKAAKANIKITDKEVKAYYDDLKGKIRASHILVADKKTADEVEKKLDKGEKWDAVVSEYSTDTASAAQGGDVGWFAKEGQMDENFSKAAFKLKVNEISKPVKSQFGYHIIKKTEERGKYDDMKADLKKELLNQKQADTNEIQTILNKLVKDADVKVKDKELENTFKEKSQQPAQNQQPQQNQ; this comes from the coding sequence ATGAAAAAAATGGCTTTAGCAGCTGTAACAGCAGTTAGTGTTTTAACTCTTGGCGCATGCAGTAGCGGTGATAAAGATGTCATCGCAACAACAAAATCAGGAGATGTCACAAAAGAAGAGCTTTATACGACTCTTAAGAAACAAGCAGGTGGAGATGCTTTAAATCTACTTGTTCAACAAAAGGTTCTTGCTGACAAATACAAAGTATCTGATAAAGAAATTGATAAGAAAATGGAAGAATATAAAAAGACACTTGGTGAAGATCGTTTAAAACAACTTCAAGATGAATTCGGAAAAGATTACATCAAAGATCAAGTGAAATATGAGCTGCTGACTCAAAAGGCTGCCAAAGCTAACATCAAAATCACTGATAAAGAAGTAAAAGCGTATTACGATGACCTAAAAGGGAAAATCCGCGCAAGCCACATTTTAGTAGCTGATAAGAAAACAGCTGACGAAGTGGAAAAGAAATTAGATAAAGGTGAAAAATGGGATGCTGTTGTGTCTGAATATTCAACTGATACCGCTTCAGCTGCACAAGGCGGCGATGTAGGCTGGTTCGCAAAAGAAGGTCAAATGGACGAGAACTTCAGTAAAGCTGCATTCAAACTAAAAGTGAATGAAATCAGCAAACCAGTGAAATCACAATTCGGCTACCATATCATTAAAAAGACCGAAGAACGCGGTAAATACGATGACATGAAAGCAGACTTGAAAAAAGAACTACTTAATCAAAAACAAGCAGACACAAATGAAATCCAAACGATCTTAAACAAATTGGTGAAAGATGCCGATGTGAAAGTAAAAGATAAAGAACTTGAAAACACATTCAAAGAAAAGTCTCAACAACCCGCACAAAATCAACAACCACAACAAAACCAATAA
- a CDS encoding YjcZ family sporulation protein yields MGAGYSNGFALLVVLFILLIIVGAAYLY; encoded by the coding sequence ATGGGAGCAGGATATTCTAATGGGTTTGCTTTATTGGTCGTGCTATTCATTTTGCTGATCATCGTTGGTGCAGCATATCTTTATTAA
- a CDS encoding YjcZ family sporulation protein, which translates to MGGEVFAGGFALVVVLFILLIIIGASWIC; encoded by the coding sequence ATGGGAGGAGAAGTCTTCGCTGGCGGTTTTGCACTAGTCGTCGTGTTATTCATCTTATTGATCATTATCGGTGCATCTTGGATTTGCTAA
- a CDS encoding DUF3267 domain-containing protein has product MNCWKTINLEKDYGYTRLLISAISLAILFFITAFLCFQLTHPETRLSSHNAPLFAMLLLVTLLVHRVVHLIPVMKNKKKMTLFKRNCWQRVPKNIMLYSLLSPFCVISPVYFVLGVAFPMYAHYFIIIASIHAGYCLPDFLFAWKLLKAPKSCIIDQAQDEFDILVDQTSSS; this is encoded by the coding sequence ATGAATTGTTGGAAAACCATTAATCTTGAAAAGGATTATGGTTATACAAGACTGCTGATTTCAGCCATAAGTCTTGCTATACTTTTTTTCATTACGGCTTTTTTATGTTTTCAACTGACTCATCCTGAAACGAGACTAAGCAGTCACAACGCACCGCTTTTTGCGATGCTTTTACTTGTGACATTGCTTGTCCACCGCGTGGTTCACTTGATCCCAGTGATGAAAAACAAGAAAAAAATGACGCTATTTAAACGCAATTGCTGGCAGCGTGTACCAAAGAACATCATGCTTTATTCACTTCTCAGTCCATTTTGTGTGATTTCACCGGTTTACTTTGTGTTAGGTGTGGCGTTTCCAATGTATGCACACTATTTTATCATCATCGCAAGTATTCATGCAGGCTATTGTTTGCCTGACTTTTTATTTGCATGGAAACTGCTCAAAGCACCTAAATCCTGCATCATCGATCAAGCCCAAGACGAGTTTGATATTTTAGTTGACCAAACATCCTCATCATGA